A single Vanacampus margaritifer isolate UIUO_Vmar chromosome 7, RoL_Vmar_1.0, whole genome shotgun sequence DNA region contains:
- the mcoln1a gene encoding mucolipin-1a: protein MSVREQHDSPEHESQPGSVSCYSSTDGGGDHEHPGGNPCNNHSPHHFPGAVTGHWVSADQSEEAIRRKLKYFFMSPCDKYHAKGRKPYKLILQLLKIIIVTAQLVLFGLSNQVVVTFKEENTMTFKYLFLKDFDESSDSSLAVYTQQDVYEHIFYAVDQYLALPETTVGRYAYVYGVGVNGSALSLCQQYYKRGRIDPANDTFSIDPRIITDCVGVNPMSVPPPAPLTSSYKNFTLKFHKFINVTIEFQLKAINVQTIINNEIPDCYTFFIKIVLDNKAHSGKVKIRLENQASIRECKDTSVSGQAENYTRLAFDVTVALVCTLSLVLCGRSILRGIMLQREFVQFFKENLNRKVCWADRLEFINGWYILLIVSDILTITGSIIKIGIESKNMSSYDLCGILLGTSTLLVWVGVIRYLTFFQKYNILIVTLRAAFPNVIRFCCCVAVIYLGYCFCGWIVLGPYHVKFRSLSMVSECLFSLINGDDMFVTFSGMQESSLLVWLFSQVYLYTFISLFIYMVLSLFIALITGAYEAIKHQTQEPIHITDLHAFIAECTDAPSSGKFRGLETSPCSFFCCCDRMTTYEDVLLVN from the exons ATGTCAGTAAGAGAACAACATGACAGTCCAG aGCACGAGAGCCAACCGGGCTCAGTGAGCTGCTACAGCTCCACGGACGGCGGCGGGGATCACGAGCACCCTGGCGGCAACCCCTGCAACAACCACAGCCCCCACCACTTCCCCGGCGCTGTGACGGGCCACTGGGTGAGCGCCGACCAAAGCGAGGAGGCCATTCGCAGGAAGCTGAAGTACTTCTTCATGAGCCCGTGTGACAAATATCACGCTAAGGGCCGCAAACCTTACAAGCTGATCCTGCAGCTGCTCAAgatcatcatcgtcacagctcag TTGGTGCTATTTGGCCTTAGCAACCAAGTGGTGGTGACCTTCAAGGAGGAGAACACCATGACCTTCAAGTACCTCTTCCTCAAAGACTTTGACGAGTCGTCAGACAGCTCATTGGCCGTGTACACACAACAGGACGTCTACGAGCACATCTTCTATGCTGTGGACCAG TATCTAGCCCTGCCAGAGACCACAGTGGGCCGCTACGCGTACGTCTATGGCGTCGGCGTGAACGGCAGCGCTCTGTCCCTCTGCCAGCAGTACTACAAGAGGGGCCGCATCGACCCCGCCAATGACACCTTCAGTATTGACCCGCGCATCATCACAG ACTGCGTAGGAGTGAACCCTATGTCTGTGCCCCCTCCCGCGCCGCTCACCAGCTCCTACAAGAACTTTACACTCAAGTTCCACAA GTTTATTAACGTCACCATCGAGTTTCAGCTGAAGGCCATCAATGTGCAGACCATCATCAACAATGAGATCCCCGACTGCTACACTTTTTTCATAAAG ATTGTGCTGGACAACAAGGCTCACAGCGGCAAAGTGAAAATACGACTGGAGAACCAAGCGTCCATAAGGGAGTGCAAAGACACCAGCGTGTCTGGACAGG CTGAGAATTACACCCGCTTGGCGTTCGATGTCACCGTGGCTCTTGTGTGCACGCTGTCGTTGGTGCTGTGCGGGCGCTCCATTCTGCGAGGCATCATGCTGCAACGG GAGTTTGTGCAGTTCTTTAAGGAGAACCTGAATCGCAAAGTGTGCTGGGCCGACCGTTTGGAGTTCATCAACGGCTGGTACATCCTCCTTATCGTCAGCGACATTCTCACCATCACTGGAAGTATCATCAAGATTGGCATTGAGTCCAAG AATATGTCTTCCTATGATCTATGCGGCATCCTCTTGGGGACCTCCACCCTCCTGGTGTGGGTGGGAGTCATCCGCTACCTCACCTTCTTCCAGAAGTACAAT ATCCTGATTGTGACTCTTCGAGCTGCTTTCCCCAACGTGATCCGCTTCTGCTGCTGCGTGGCCGTCATATATTTAGGCTACTGCTTCTGTGGCTGGATCGTGCTGGGACCGTACCATGTGAAG TTCCGCTCGCTGTCCATGGTGTCGGAATGCCTCTTCTCCCTCATCAATGGCGACGACATGTTCGTGACCTTCTCAGGAATGCAGGAGAGCAGCCTGCTGGTATGGCTCTTCAGCCAAGTGTACCTGTACACCTTCATCTCGCTCTTCATCTACATGGTGCTGTCGCTCTTCATCGCGCTTATCACCGGAGCCTACGAGGCCATCAAG CATCAAACCCAGGAGCCCATCCACATAACAGACCTGCACGCCTTCATAGCAGAGTGCACCGACGCGCCAAGCTCCGGCAAGTTCAGGGGTCTGGAGACGTCGCCGTGCtcctttttctgctgctgtgACAG AATGACAACATACGAGGACGTCCTGCTGGTGAACTGA